In Flagellatimonas centrodinii, a single window of DNA contains:
- the cutA gene encoding divalent-cation tolerance protein CutA, whose translation MPECLLVTVACPPEDAERLATLCVTQRLAACVTIQPDVVSVYRWQGALTRSAESLLLIKTAADRFEPLREALLAAHPYELPEIVAVPVTAAHLPFLDWIVSETR comes from the coding sequence ATGCCCGAATGCCTACTGGTCACCGTCGCTTGCCCACCCGAAGACGCCGAGCGCCTGGCGACGCTCTGCGTCACGCAACGACTGGCGGCCTGCGTCACGATCCAGCCGGACGTCGTCTCGGTCTATCGCTGGCAAGGGGCGCTGACCCGGTCAGCGGAGTCGCTGCTGTTGATCAAGACCGCTGCCGATCGGTTCGAGCCGCTGCGCGAGGCCCTGCTGGCCGCCCACCCCTACGAACTTCCGGAGATCGTCGCAGTCCCAGTGACCGCGGCGCATCTGCCGTTTCTTGACTGGATCGTATCCGAAACCCGATGA